CTGGATCCCCAAGCACTCCACCCGGGTCTTCGTCGAACGCGTCGACATGATCTGCGGAGTCGGCTACGACAGTGCCGCGGCGGCCGGGCCCTCGGCGACCCGCTACCACCGCATCCCGCGCGTCGTCACCGATCTCGGCGTCCTCGACTTCGCGACCCCGGACCACTCGATGCGCCTCGCCTCGCTGCACCCCGGCGTCACCGCCGACCAGGTCCGCGAGGCCACCGGTTTCGCGCTCACGATCGCCGACGACGTCCCGTGCACCCGGGAGCCGACCGCCGCCGAGCTAGCCCTGATCCGCGAGGTCATCGACCCGAGCGGCACCCGGAACCGCGAGGTCCGGGTCTGATGCGGACCGCGCTCACGGACCTCGTCGGCGTCCGCCACCCCCTCGTCCAGACCGGTATGGGCTGGGTCGCGGGCCCCCGCCTGGTCTCCGCCACGGCCCGGGCCGGCGCGCTCGGAATCCTGGCCTCCGCGACGATGACCACGGAGCAACTGCGGGCAGCGGTACGGGAGGTCAGATCCCGTACGGACGAGCCGTTCGGCGTCAATCTGCGCGCCGACGCCGGTGATGCCCGCGAGCGGGTGCGGATCATCGTCGACGAGGGCGTGAAGGTGGCGTCCTTCGCGCTGGCCCCCTCGAAGGAGCTCATCGCCGAACTGAAGGACGCGGGCGTGGTCGTGATCCCGTCGATCGGTGCCCGGCGCCATGCCGAGAAGGTCGCGGCGTGGGGTGCGGACGCGGTGATCGTGCAGGGCGGCGAGGGCGGCGGGCACACGGGCGAGGTGGCAACCACCGTGCTGCTGCCCCAGGTCGTCGACGCGGTCGGCATCCCGGTGATCGCGGCGGGCGGCTTCCACGACGGCCGGGGCCTGGTCGCGGCGCTGGCGTACGGGGCGGCTGGCATCGCGATGGGGACGCGGTTCCTGCTGACGTCGGACTCGACCGTGCCGGACGCGGTGAAGGCCCGCTATCTGGCGGCGGGCGTCAAGGACGTCACCCTCACCACGGCGGTGGACGGGCTCCCGCACCGGATGCTGCGTACGGAGATGGTCGCCGCGCTGGAGAACGCGGGCCGGGTACGGGCGTTGGCCCAGGCGGTGCGCCGGGCTGCGGGCTTCAGGCGGATCTCGGGAACCGGCTGGTCCCGGATGGTGCGCGACGGTCTCGCGATGAAACACGGCAAGGACCTGTCCTGGAGCCAGGTACTGCTGGCAGCCAACACCCCGATGCTCCTGAAGGCGTCCATGGTCGACGGCCGCACGGATCTTGGCGTGATGGCATCGGGCCAGGTGGCAGGTCTGATCGAGGACCTGCCCAGCTGCGCGGAGCTGGTGGAACGGGTGATGGCGGAGGCCTGCGCGGCGCTGGACGCGGTGGCGGATGCGATGAACCCCCGTCCGGAACACGAGAAGCGGTGACCGGACGAATCCGGTCACCGCTTCTCATACGTACGTACTGCTACGCGACCCTGCGGCCACGCCCTGCCGCAGCGCCACCGCGTCCCGCCCCGGAACCGGAACGCCCGGCACCGGAACGCCCGGCACCAGCACCGGCACCGCGTGCCTCACCGCTGCCCCGGCCGCCGCCCGCAGCGGAACCGGAACCCGCGCCACGGG
This sequence is a window from Streptomyces sp. NBC_01217. Protein-coding genes within it:
- a CDS encoding NAD(P)H-dependent flavin oxidoreductase, translating into MRTALTDLVGVRHPLVQTGMGWVAGPRLVSATARAGALGILASATMTTEQLRAAVREVRSRTDEPFGVNLRADAGDARERVRIIVDEGVKVASFALAPSKELIAELKDAGVVVIPSIGARRHAEKVAAWGADAVIVQGGEGGGHTGEVATTVLLPQVVDAVGIPVIAAGGFHDGRGLVAALAYGAAGIAMGTRFLLTSDSTVPDAVKARYLAAGVKDVTLTTAVDGLPHRMLRTEMVAALENAGRVRALAQAVRRAAGFRRISGTGWSRMVRDGLAMKHGKDLSWSQVLLAANTPMLLKASMVDGRTDLGVMASGQVAGLIEDLPSCAELVERVMAEACAALDAVADAMNPRPEHEKR